The genomic DNA CCACGAACTGGCCGGGGTGGCCCGGCGCAGGGACATGACCATCATCGAGGACGACGCCTACGGGCTGGTGGCCGGTCCCGGCCCTGCCCCGCTGGCCGCCCTGGCCCCGGAGCGGACTTTTTTCATCGCCTCCCTGTCCAAGGCTGTGGCGGGCGGGCTGCGCGTGGCCTATCTGGCCTCGCCCGAGCCCCAGGTGCGGGGTGTGGAGCGGGCCATCTCGGACATGGTCTGGATGACCCCGCCACTCATGGCCGAGGTGGCCCGGCGCTGGATCGACGACGGCACCGCGGACCGCACCCTGGCCGCCAAACGGGCCGAGGCTGCCCGGCGGTGCTCAATGACCCGCGACATGCTTTCCGGGCTGGACATATCGTTGCAAAACACGGGATACTTCGCCTGGCTCAGGCTGCCCGAGCCTTGGACCTCCGGCGATTTCACGAGGGTGGCCGGGGAGAGCGGGGTGCTGGTCACCCCGGACGAGGCATTCGTGGTTGGCCGCGGCTCCCTGCCTCACGCGGTCCGGCTCTCGGTCAGCGGGGCGGCGGATGCCGACAGACTGCGCCATGCGCTGGGCGTCATCAGGGAAATCATTCATGAGCAACGGAGTGTAAAATGATTGGAAAGACTGCTAGGTATATTCTCGTAATAATGGCTTTTTCATTGTTTTTGTCCGGTGTCGTGCCTACAGGTGACGCCGTGGCCGAACCCGGCAACATCGCGGGCTCCTATGCCGTGTCCGGGTGGAATCCCGGCAGCGACACGACCGGGCCGCCGCAGTATCAGGGCATTGCCGAGCTGACCGCCTGGGGCGACGCCTGGAAGTATCGCGGGTTCATGGACGGCACCGCCTATGTGGGCGTGGGCGTCTTTGACCCGCTGGCCAAAGTTCTGAGCCTGTCGTTCCGCAGCGAGGATGGCTCTGAATCCGGCGTGACCACGCTCAGAATGGTCGGCGACAGGTTTTCCGGGCACTGGGTGTTTGCGGGCGTGGGCAACGGCATATTGGGCGCGGAAACCTGGACCCGGAAGCCGTAGCCGTGAAGACCAGGGAAGCTTACCGCTGCGCGTCCTGCGGGGCGCAGTCGCCGCGCTGGCAGGGGCAGTGTCCGTCGTGCCGGGAGTGGAACACCCTTGAGGCCGTGACCGTGGCCCGCAAGACTGTGGGCCCGTCGGGCGCGGCATCGGCCCAGGACACGCCCCGACTGCTGGAGGACCTGGAGGCCGAGGATCTGGCCGCGCGCACCTCGGGCATGGAGTCGCTCGACGCGCTGCTGGGCAGCGGGCTGGTGCCGGGCGCGGCCATTCTGCTGGGCGGCGAGCCGGGCATCGGCAAGTCGACCCTGCTCCTGCAACTGGCGGGCAGTCAGGCCCGGCTGGGCCGCACGGCGGTCTATCTTTCAGGCGAGGAATCCCTGCCCCAGCTCAAGAGCCGGGCCGAGCGGCTCGGCCTGCTCGGGCCGGGGCTCCTGGCCATCGCCACCACCAGGGTCGAGGACGCCCTGGCCGTGCTCGACGGGCCCGAGCCGCCCGAACTGCTCATCGTGGACTCGGTCCAGACCCTGGCCTCGCCCCTGGCCGAGGGCATCCCCGGCTCGGTGGGACAGGTGCGCGCCGTGTCCGGCGAGCTGGTGGAAAAGACCAAGAAGACCGGGACCACCCTGATCCTGGTGGGCCATGTGACCAAGGACGGCCAGATCGCCGGGCCCAAGCTCCTGGAGCACATGGTGGACACGGTCCTGTACCTGGAAGGGGACCGCAAGCATTTCTCGCGCATCCTGCGGGTGCTCAAGAACCGGTTCGGCCCCAGCGACGAGCTGGTGGTCTTTACCATGAACGAGCGCGGGCTGGAGGTGGTCGAGGACCCGGCCACGTTTTTTCTGGGCGCGCGCGACCCCAGCCTGTCGGGCACGGCCATGGCCCTGGCTGTGGACGGTCAGCGCCCCTTTGCCGTGGAGGTCCAGGCCCTGGTCTCCAAATCCTTCCTGTCCATCCCGCGCCGCACGGCCCTGGGCTTTGACACCAACCGGCTCAACCTGCTCCTGGCCGTGCTTGAAAAGCGGCTGCGCCTCAACCTCGGCGGCTACGACATCTACGCCAAGATCACCGGCGGGCTGGCCTCGCGCGATCCGGGCCTGGATCTGGCCGTGGTCTCGGCCATCCTGTCGTCCTTCTACGACCGCCCCCTGCCGGAGATGGCCGTGTTCTGGGGCGAGATCGACCTGAACGGTCAGGTGCGGCCCGTGGCCGCCCACGAGGTGCGCCTCAAGCAGGCCGGGCGGCTGGGCCACGGCCCGGTCTGCCACGCCGCGGCCTGCCCGACCCTGGCCGATCTGCAACGGCTGCTGTTCGGCAGGCGGGAATAGCAGGCGCAGCCGGGCGTTTTTTTGCGAGGGCGGACAGGGAGACGATGCGGGCGCTTCCCTTTTTTGAGAATGCTGGTATTGTCCCATAATCCCGTCAACTGACGGCGAAGGGCAAGGCGTGGCCGCAATGGGCCGTTGCCCGGCAGGGACCGCGAACAGAACAGAGGGAGGATATCATGGCAGACATGCTCGACTGGACCGGCGCCAGTCTGGAAAACCTGGATATGGCCGCTTTCGAGGCCAGGGCGGACGAGATGGCCGCCCGGCTGGTCGAGGAGACCGGCGCGGGCAGGCTTCCCTTTCTGAGCATGCCCTATGCGGCGGCCCTCAAGGAAGATCTGGCCCAGCTCAAGGATTTTATCAAGGCCTTTGACCACATGCTCCTGCTCGGCATCGGCGGCTCGGCGCTCGGCGCGCGCGCCCTGCAGCAGGCGTTCTTTCCGCAGCAGGGCCAGCCGGGCCACAGTGGCCCCTGCCTGTGGATCGCCGACAACGTGGACGCCTACGCCCTGGAGGCGTATCTGGCCAAGCTGCCGCCGGAAAAGACCGTGGTGGTGACCGTGTCCAAGTCCGGCGGGACCATCGAGACCGTGGGCCAGTATTTCATCCTCAAGGAATGGATGCACAGGCGGCTGGGCGACGCGTGGTCCGAACACATGCTCCTGGTCACAGACGAGAAACAGGGTTTTCTGCGCGCCGAGGCCGGGAAATATGGGATCACGACCCTGCCCGTGCCCGACAACCTCGGTGGCCGCTATTCGGTGCTCTCCGCCGTGGGGTTGATCCCGGCCCTGTTCCTGGGCATGGACATCGACGCGCTCATGGCCGGGGCGCAGGAGGTGGCCACCCCGCTGGCCGACCCGAAGCTCACGGGCGAAGAGCTGGCCGCGCACGGCTCGTTCCAGCTGGCCGCCTGGGGTGCGGCGCTGCTTGAAAAGGGCTTTGATGAGATGATCTTTTTCGCCTATATACCCCTGTGGGCGAAGTTCGGCGACTGGTTCGCCCAGCTCTGGGCCGAGTCGCTCGGCAAGGAGGGCAGGGGCAGCCAGCCCATCCCGGCGGTGGGCGTCACGGACCAGCATTCGGTCAACCAGATGTTCATGGACGGTCTGCGCAACAAGGCGTGCCTGTTCCTGACCTGCCCCAGCCTGCCAGCCGGGCCGAAGTTTCCCATGGACCTGCCGGACCAGTTCGCCTATGTCCGGGGTCGGGATTTCGGCGACCTGCTCCAGGCCGAGGCGCTGGGCACGCGCATGGCCCTGTCCGACAGCGGCGTGCCGCTGGTGGAGCTGCTCATGGGCGACGACGGCCCCAGGCAGGCGGGCAAGCTCATCGCCCTGCTGGGCGCGGCCACCATCATGACCGGCTGGCTCATGGGCATCAATCCCCTGGATCAGCCCGCCGTGGAGCTGGGCAAGCGGCTGGCCAAGGCCCGCATGAACGCGGACGGGCTCACCGAGGAAAAGGCGTCGCTCAATGCGTTCCTCACGGCGGATCGGGACATGCGGGAATTCTAACGCAGTGACAACAGTCGATCTGATCGGCTGACCGGGGAGTTTGCATTCGTTGACAAACCATCGCGACAGCGGCGGCAAGCCGCTCCAGTTCGTCAAGGTCATTTCCTGGAGCCTGTTCGCCATCATTCTCGGATTCAGCCTGCTGCTGTCCGTCTTCATCTCCAAGTATGCGGAGCAGACCCTGCTGGACAAGCAGGAGAAGTTCGGCCTGCTCCTGGCCGAGAACGTCAGCCATCAGGTGTTCACCCGGTTCGTCATGCCCACGGTCATGCGCTACGGGGGCATCAGCCTGCGCCAGGAAGAGCAGTTCAAGACCCTGGATCAGGTGGTCCGTTCCACGGTCCACAGTTTCCATGTCACGTCGCTGCGCATCTATGACCCCGAGGGCGTCATCACCTACTCCCTGAACAAGGACGAGGTGGGAGAGAATGGATCTGCCCTGTACATGGTCACCCGTACCTGGGAGACGGCCCGGTTTACGCCCGAGATCCTGGCCAAGGTCTCCAAGTTCGCCTCGCTCTTTCGGGTCAGCCTCAAGCCGGGCAGCCTGACCCTGCGCGCCTACTACCCGCTTCGCGCCGAACGGTCCCTGACCGACATCTCCGAGAACCCGATCATGGGCATTCTGGAGTTCACCCAGGACATCACGCCCGATTTCATGGCCATGCTCAACTTCGAGCGGCTGGTCATCGCCTTTTCGCTGGTCACCTCCATGGTCCTGTTCTTTCTGGTCCTGGCCGTGCTGCGCCGGGCCGAGCGGCTGAGCAACGCGCAGTTGCGCGAGAAGGAGCAGCTCATCTTCGAGCTCCAGCAGCAGGAGAAGCTGGCGGGCATGGGTCGCATGGTGGCAGGCGTGGCCCACGAGATTCGCAACCCGCTTGGCATCATCTGCTCAAGCGCCGAGCTGATTCTCAAGAAGGCGGTCAATGAGCAGAGCCCGCACACCCGCATCCTCCAGGCCCTGCACGAGGAGGCCAAGCGGCTGACCCGCACGGTGGGCGAGTTTCTGGACTACGCGCGGCCCAAGAAGCCGACCATGGCCGATGTCAACGTGGGCCGTCTGCTCGATCAGGTGGCCGTGTTCATGGAGCCGGAGTGCGAAAAACTCGGCGTGACCATAGACCGCGAATACAGCGGCGACCTCTCGGCCAAGGGCGACAAGGATCTGCTCTACCGCGCCTTCTACAACCTCATCGCCAACGCGCTCCAGGCCATGGACAAGGGCGGTCAGGTCTTCCTGCGCGCGGCGCGCGAGGAAGGGCGGCTGCATGTGACCGTGCAGGATACCGGCCCCGGTTTCGCGCCGGAGCACATCGAAAAGGTGCGCGACCCGTTTTTCACCACCAAGGACACCGGCACCGGGCTGGGGCTGGCCCTGGTCTCCGCCATCCTGGAGAGCCACGGCGTGGAGATGCACTTGAGCAATGCGGACGACGGCGGGGCGCGGGTGGACATCATTTTTCCGGCAGTATAGCAGGAGAGCGGAGGCGAGCGATGTCGAAAGCGTGGATTCAGGCCAAGCATCCGGAGTTCGTCCGGGATCTGTTCAAGTTCTTCTGCCAGGCGTGCGAGCTGCTGGAGCACCAGATGGCGTCCTTTGACGCCGATGGCACCGTGGAGTTCGAGGTGCTCAGGGACATCGTGGGCACCGAGATGGACAAGGGCCTCCTGTGGCGGATGAAGGACACGGCCCACCATGTCTTTCGCAACGATCCGCATGTGCATCTGGGTGGCAGGTTTCTCGACTGGGCCATCGGCTACATCTTCCACGAGACGGTCAAGCTCAAGGAGGACGCCTACCAGAAGCAGAACTATGCCCCCTGGTTCCACACGCTGATCAAGGGCGATCCGGACAGCTCCGGGGCCGAGAGGGAAATAGCAGAGCAGCTTTTCCAGATCCTGAGCCAGACCGAGGAATCCATGTTCCGCGAGATCGCGCGCATCCGGTTCATCATGGCCAAGTGCCGCCAGCTGCTGCCGAGCTACCTGCACCGATACAGCGACAACGTCCTGCTGGCGCGGTACATCTTCTCGCAGAACGGGCTGGTCATGGCTGTTTTCAAGGACGAGTACGACGCGTTGATCCGAACCATTTACGGCGAGGAGACAGAGCGCATGTACGTGCTGGCCAGCCAGAGCCTGCGCCTGGGCGGCTGGATGGACGAGGCGGCCCAGGCCGTGGAAAAAGCGCGGCAGCAGAATCCAACCAGCAAAATTGTGTTGCAAGAAAAGAAAATAATTGATAATTGGTCCGATGGAATGCAGGCGTGACCTGTGTGCTACAGAGGGTTTGAATAAGGAATTAATTCCGAGGAGGCAATCAATGAAGAAGCTGATTTTACTTGCAATCGCCCTGTGCCTTGTTTTTGCTTGGGGTTGTTCGAAGAAAGTGAAGACCGAGCCCGAAGTGGTTGTGGTCGAGGAAAAGGAAGTCATCGTCGAAACGGCTGTGGTGGCCGATCCCATGGATGTCTACAAGGCCGAGTACGATGCTCTGCCCGTTTCCCACACCGTGACCAAGGGCGAGTGCCTGTGGTGGATTTCCGAGTACAAGCACGTGTACAACGATCCTTTCATGTGGCCCATGATCTACAAGGCCAACCGCGCCCAGATCAAGAACCCTGACCTGATCTACCCCGGCCAGCAGTTTGACGTGCCCCGCTACGGTTTCGACCTGGAAGAGGTCAAGGCTTCCCGCAAGGACGCCGGCGCCCCCTGGAAGGCTCTTGAGCCCGGCCAGGACGCCATGATCCCCGCCGAGATGCGCGCCGCTCTCGGATACAGCTTCTAGGTTCTGCTTCCCGCGCATATATTGTCCGCCCATCCCGCAAGGGGTGGGCGGACTTTTTGTGTCTACGCCAAGGGGGCATGGGCGTGGGCGTGGGTGTGGGTGGAAGATTCCGGGGGGAAAACTTTTGGAAATAGCCGCCACCTTGTGTGGGACTATCGGCTCTTACCTTCTGTTTTTCAACGGGTTGCGACCGATTGGTCGCAGCCCGTTGATCTTTGTGTGTGACTACCGTGTGTGAATCCGTCAGGCAACCCGGCGGCTTTGCGCTTCATAGATTGCCATGGCGTCCCGTTCCACGTTCCGCAGCTTTTCCAGATAGATCTCGGTGCTCCGTCGGTCGGCATGCCCCAGCAGATGCTGAATGCCCGAGATGAGCGCGCCGTTGTTGTCCATCACCGAAGCACCCGATGCCCGGAAGCGATGGAACGAATAGTAGCCGACACCGGCCTTCCTGCACGCCGTCTTGAGCATGGTGTAGCGGCCCTTGGTGTAGGGCCCGTCCACCATCCGTTTCAGCTTGTGGCTGTAGCTGCGGCACCAGAACACCCATTCCTTTTCAGGGTCGCGCCTGGCATACAGTTCACTGAGCACCTCGTACAGCTTGTCGGTCATCGGCACCTGCCGGAGCACGGGCTTTCGGTCCTTGTTCTTGAAGGTCTTCAACTCCACGTACCGGTCCTCGAAGTTGACCCGCTTCCATTTCAACCGATGCACCTCGACGCTTCGGGCCAGGGTCTCGCGGATCACCCACAGGTATGGTTGGTCTTCAGGTTTGGCCGCCGCAATGATCCGGGCCCAGGCTCCTGGGAATTCGGTGTTCCCCTTCTTTTTCTTGGGCCAAAAGGCTTTGAAACGACTCCAGCCCGGCAAAGGGATTGTCGGCGATGAACCGCTGTCCCCTTTTCATGGCCCAGGCGAACGTTGCCCGCAGTAGCCGCAGGTCGGCATTGGCCGCCAGGGGCGTCGACGACCTGGACCGGGACAGCAGGTAATCGTCAGCCATTCTGCTGGTAATGGTGCTGCACGGCACATCGCCGAAGTGCTTGAGCAACCGCTGGGCGGCGTAGCGGGTGTTCTTGTAATACTGGGTCGAAAACGAGCGCTCCTGCAATGTGTCAAGTCGCCTGTTGAGCATGTCAAGCAAGCCCATGTCGTTCCTTTCGGCCATCTTGTCTGCCTTCGCCACCTCCTTTTTTCTTTGCGCCTGCGCCGCCTGCGCTTCGCGTTTTGTCCGAAACCACGCCTTGGTGTAGCGCTTGCCCTTCACCATGAAGTCGTACCGGAACCCTTTTCCGGCTTTGGAATAGATGGTCATAAATGTCCCTCCGGGAAGGGAAGAACCATGACCCACCGCGTTTGACGCCGCCGATGTCTTCGGCATGGTCGTAGACCCAGTCCACGCTTTTGCCCAGATAGTCTGGGACATCCTTCACGGTGAGTATGCTCAGTTCCGCTTCGTTGTCAAAGCCCACTATTCTTCCCCGGTCTTTTCATTGAATCTCTCGCCCTGTCCGCCGTGAGCCGACATGGATTGTCGCCCCACAGGTCAGTTTGACACTCCCGGAATATGAAAACGCAAGCTCGGCAAGGGGGAAAATATGAAAAAGTGACAGTTTTCCCGGTGGGCATTTGGGCCTCTCGGCTGCGAGCACCATTTTTGGTGCAGACACCGACACCATCGGCCAGATGCCAGAGCGCTGCCGGATTGAATGAACGA from Pseudodesulfovibrio aespoeensis Aspo-2 includes the following:
- the radA gene encoding DNA repair protein RadA, translating into MKTREAYRCASCGAQSPRWQGQCPSCREWNTLEAVTVARKTVGPSGAASAQDTPRLLEDLEAEDLAARTSGMESLDALLGSGLVPGAAILLGGEPGIGKSTLLLQLAGSQARLGRTAVYLSGEESLPQLKSRAERLGLLGPGLLAIATTRVEDALAVLDGPEPPELLIVDSVQTLASPLAEGIPGSVGQVRAVSGELVEKTKKTGTTLILVGHVTKDGQIAGPKLLEHMVDTVLYLEGDRKHFSRILRVLKNRFGPSDELVVFTMNERGLEVVEDPATFFLGARDPSLSGTAMALAVDGQRPFAVEVQALVSKSFLSIPRRTALGFDTNRLNLLLAVLEKRLRLNLGGYDIYAKITGGLASRDPGLDLAVVSAILSSFYDRPLPEMAVFWGEIDLNGQVRPVAAHEVRLKQAGRLGHGPVCHAAACPTLADLQRLLFGRRE
- a CDS encoding ATP-binding protein; protein product: MHSLTNHRDSGGKPLQFVKVISWSLFAIILGFSLLLSVFISKYAEQTLLDKQEKFGLLLAENVSHQVFTRFVMPTVMRYGGISLRQEEQFKTLDQVVRSTVHSFHVTSLRIYDPEGVITYSLNKDEVGENGSALYMVTRTWETARFTPEILAKVSKFASLFRVSLKPGSLTLRAYYPLRAERSLTDISENPIMGILEFTQDITPDFMAMLNFERLVIAFSLVTSMVLFFLVLAVLRRAERLSNAQLREKEQLIFELQQQEKLAGMGRMVAGVAHEIRNPLGIICSSAELILKKAVNEQSPHTRILQALHEEAKRLTRTVGEFLDYARPKKPTMADVNVGRLLDQVAVFMEPECEKLGVTIDREYSGDLSAKGDKDLLYRAFYNLIANALQAMDKGGQVFLRAAREEGRLHVTVQDTGPGFAPEHIEKVRDPFFTTKDTGTGLGLALVSAILESHGVEMHLSNADDGGARVDIIFPAV
- a CDS encoding LysM peptidoglycan-binding domain-containing protein, with protein sequence MKKLILLAIALCLVFAWGCSKKVKTEPEVVVVEEKEVIVETAVVADPMDVYKAEYDALPVSHTVTKGECLWWISEYKHVYNDPFMWPMIYKANRAQIKNPDLIYPGQQFDVPRYGFDLEEVKASRKDAGAPWKALEPGQDAMIPAEMRAALGYSF
- a CDS encoding tyrosine-type recombinase/integrase, which codes for MIRETLARSVEVHRLKWKRVNFEDRYVELKTFKNKDRKPVLRQVPMTDKLYEVLSELYARRDPEKEWVFWCRSYSHKLKRMVDGPYTKGRYTMLKTACRKAGVGYYSFHRFRASGASVMDNNGALISGIQHLLGHADRRSTEIYLEKLRNVERDAMAIYEAQSRRVA
- a CDS encoding site-specific integrase, with the translated sequence MPKTSAASNAVGHGSSLPGGTFMTIYSKAGKGFRYDFMVKGKRYTKAWFRTKREAQAAQAQRKKEVAKADKMAERNDMGLLDMLNRRLDTLQERSFSTQYYKNTRYAAQRLLKHFGDVPCSTITSRMADDYLLSRSRSSTPLAANADLRLLRATFAWAMKRGQRFIADNPFAGLESFQSLLAQEKEGEHRIPRSLGPDHCGGQT